The Acidicapsa acidisoli genome window below encodes:
- a CDS encoding FMN-dependent NADH-azoreductase, with protein MKLLEIQSSPRGESSDSITLTKSFIEACKSDNASIVVDTLNVWHERLPEFDYEAIGAKYKAVKHETMTEAESNIWERIQSLIHRFQNADRIVLGTPMWNFGLPYKLKHLIDLVAQRNYLFAYDGKRYSPLLNVEKAIVVYTRGSRFLEGTPISPSRFDHQATYLDFWLQIVGVRDLRSVIVDNAWNLDRQESEVSLAKGKATLEELVEWFLR; from the coding sequence GTGAAACTTCTCGAAATTCAGTCGTCACCAAGAGGCGAGTCTTCGGACTCGATCACCCTCACCAAATCATTCATTGAGGCGTGTAAATCCGACAATGCCTCGATAGTCGTGGATACGTTGAACGTCTGGCATGAGCGGCTACCGGAGTTTGACTACGAGGCAATTGGAGCGAAGTACAAAGCAGTGAAGCACGAAACGATGACTGAGGCGGAGTCCAACATATGGGAGCGTATTCAATCGTTGATCCACCGCTTTCAGAACGCAGATCGAATCGTTTTAGGAACTCCAATGTGGAACTTTGGCCTGCCTTATAAGCTCAAACACTTGATTGATCTCGTAGCGCAGCGAAACTATCTGTTTGCCTACGACGGCAAACGGTACAGCCCTCTCTTGAACGTGGAAAAGGCAATCGTCGTCTATACACGCGGTTCACGTTTCCTGGAGGGTACCCCTATATCCCCCTCGCGATTCGATCACCAAGCAACCTATTTAGACTTTTGGTTACAGATTGTAGGTGTTCGAGATCTTCGGAGCGTGATTGTCGACAACGCGTGGAATCTAGATCGTCAAGAATCAGAAGTGAGTCTAGCGAAGGGCAAAGCGACTCTGGAAGAACTGGTTGAGTGGTTTCTTCGCTAA